In Planctomycetia bacterium, one DNA window encodes the following:
- a CDS encoding alcohol dehydrogenase catalytic domain-containing protein produces the protein MRWMLCRVAGLFTPRAYYGPLSMLRLRELPMPALPGPDWVRLRTRLGGICGTDLALIAQRNHPATVLQRFAHFPAVLGHENVATIEAVGEGVRGWAVGQRVCVEPSIGCAGRGMAPLCAQCAAGRCSICEHAGDADLPPRALVGLNRLTGGSWSEFFVAHVSQLHAVSDALPDEQAVLIDPLASAAHGVLRRPPRAGERVLVNGAGIIALGVIAAIRALGLRNEIVATARHAFQSHLARSAGATDVIEIPSGTRQADRYEAIARRVGGRRVEGRFGNQGLLGGFDLTYDCTGNGAGMTDAMKWTRARGCVVMLGTSGITLLDTTPLWFDELEVIGANGRQMEESEGSKVHTYEMLMGWVAEGRLKLDAFPVRTYRLDAYRTALGDLLSRGRRGVLKAAFDFRSAGG, from the coding sequence ATGCGCTGGATGCTCTGCCGGGTGGCGGGCCTGTTCACCCCGCGCGCGTACTACGGTCCTCTGTCGATGCTGCGCCTGCGCGAACTGCCGATGCCGGCGCTGCCCGGCCCGGACTGGGTGCGCCTGCGAACGCGCTTGGGCGGCATCTGCGGCACGGATCTCGCCCTGATCGCGCAGCGCAACCATCCGGCGACCGTCCTTCAGCGTTTTGCACACTTTCCGGCCGTCCTGGGCCACGAAAACGTGGCCACGATTGAAGCAGTGGGCGAAGGCGTGCGAGGCTGGGCCGTCGGCCAGCGGGTTTGCGTCGAGCCTTCCATCGGCTGCGCGGGCCGCGGGATGGCGCCGCTGTGTGCACAGTGTGCAGCGGGCCGATGCTCGATCTGTGAGCATGCGGGCGACGCCGATCTTCCCCCGCGGGCACTGGTGGGGTTGAATCGCCTGACGGGCGGGAGCTGGTCGGAGTTCTTTGTCGCCCATGTATCGCAGCTTCACGCCGTATCGGACGCGCTGCCCGACGAGCAGGCTGTGTTGATTGATCCATTGGCGTCGGCGGCGCATGGCGTGCTTCGCCGGCCGCCGCGCGCGGGCGAGCGCGTGCTGGTGAACGGTGCGGGGATCATCGCGCTGGGCGTGATCGCGGCGATTCGGGCGCTGGGATTGCGGAATGAAATCGTCGCGACGGCGCGGCACGCCTTCCAATCGCATCTGGCACGAAGCGCCGGCGCAACGGATGTGATTGAGATCCCGAGCGGAACGCGCCAGGCGGACCGGTATGAAGCGATCGCGCGGCGCGTCGGCGGCCGGCGAGTGGAAGGACGATTCGGCAACCAGGGCCTGCTTGGCGGGTTTGATCTGACGTACGACTGCACCGGCAACGGGGCGGGCATGACCGATGCGATGAAATGGACGCGGGCGCGAGGGTGCGTTGTGATGCTGGGCACGAGCGGAATCACGCTGCTTGATACCACCCCGCTCTGGTTTGACGAGTTGGAAGTCATCGGGGCCAACGGTCGCCAGATGGAAGAGTCCGAAGGCAGCAAGGTTCACACATACGAGATGCTGATGGGCTGGGTGGCCGAGGGTCGTTTGAAGCTGGACGCGTTTCCGGTTCGGACGTATCGGCTGGACGCCTATCGGACGGCGTTGGGGGATTTGCTGTCGCGCGGGCGGCGCGGGGTTCTGAAGGCAGCATTTGATTTTCGGTCCGCAGGTGGCTGA
- a CDS encoding N-acetylmuramoyl-L-alanine amidase, producing MRAQIKTDPNRHYKTLIALVLSMTCVTLFLFWLANVTPVTPLRGKVGAAPTWDRISVRAEKEPGTERGFFHFRIDEQGRLFQTSAWKSGVPSPVRRGTIHILLSNDNPLNPPTVEQTQTLSRTIRELRTRFNIGVDQVHVDHGEQVARAG from the coding sequence ATGCGGGCACAGATCAAAACCGACCCCAACCGGCACTATAAGACCCTCATTGCGCTCGTGCTTTCCATGACGTGCGTGACGTTGTTCCTGTTCTGGCTGGCGAATGTCACGCCTGTGACACCGCTGCGTGGCAAGGTCGGCGCCGCGCCGACGTGGGATCGCATCTCCGTCCGCGCCGAGAAGGAACCGGGCACCGAACGGGGATTCTTTCACTTTCGGATCGACGAGCAGGGTCGCCTGTTTCAGACCAGCGCGTGGAAGAGCGGCGTGCCTTCGCCTGTCCGCCGCGGCACGATTCACATCCTGCTAAGCAACGACAATCCGCTGAATCCCCCGACGGTCGAGCAGACGCAGACGCTGTCTCGGACGATCCGGGAGCTGCGCACGCGCTTCAACATCGGCGTCGATCAGGTCCACGTGGACCACGGCGAGCAAGTCGCCCGCGCGGGCTGA
- a CDS encoding DUF3052 family protein has product MAMESACHLKVGKERYEGKARMEADHIDFAGSTKYRFRIAELTAPRQEGPVVHFGFHGNTVSIDLHSEKTASQWIEQMRHPRSLADKLGIRDGQTIRIMNIDDPAFLNSLQNKCARVVHNGDARCDLVMLGVERASELRQIEDLCENLESDGAIWVVLPKSVRTVTKANVHAAAREAGLTPVEVVDFSETQAAHKIMRPAHARAKGATAKAR; this is encoded by the coding sequence ATGGCAATGGAATCCGCCTGTCACTTGAAAGTCGGCAAGGAGCGCTACGAAGGAAAGGCCCGCATGGAGGCCGACCATATCGATTTTGCCGGCTCCACCAAGTATCGCTTTCGCATCGCCGAGCTGACCGCCCCGCGGCAGGAAGGCCCCGTCGTGCATTTCGGTTTTCATGGGAACACCGTCTCCATCGATCTGCATTCCGAGAAAACCGCCAGCCAGTGGATCGAGCAGATGCGCCACCCGCGCAGCCTCGCCGACAAGCTCGGCATTCGCGACGGCCAGACCATCCGCATCATGAACATTGACGATCCGGCCTTCCTGAACTCGCTCCAGAACAAGTGCGCCCGCGTCGTGCACAACGGCGATGCGCGCTGCGATCTGGTCATGCTCGGCGTCGAACGCGCCAGCGAACTGCGTCAGATTGAAGACCTTTGTGAAAACCTCGAGTCCGACGGAGCGATCTGGGTCGTCTTGCCCAAGAGCGTCCGCACGGTCACCAAGGCCAACGTTCACGCCGCCGCGCGCGAGGCCGGACTGACCCCCGTCGAAGTCGTCGATTTCTCCGAGACCCAGGCGGCGCACAAGATCATGCGCCCGGCACACGCCCGCGCCAAGGGTGCCACCGCTAAGGCACGATGA
- a CDS encoding class I SAM-dependent methyltransferase, protein MDRNDLDSLVCREVLVELFGLMRRMKRRGVAYSSWYGHLDAWPSAWEHINRGETYEMWPGNPDELTVPWFLLWEIAWLAANTPMRHGARVLDMGGAGSLFTCYLASRGCEVHTIDLQQELCDRTASIAKAMNWRLIPRRMDMTRLEYPDGYFDHVFSVCVFEHLPVSGRVECNTQVKRVLKPGGTAAYTFDFANPQSFGRIDTPEDVRRQFIEPSGLTPRGNERFHDNGKRYLASPQCFGFGRFLRTGAALHSLVTGTMDRRRVLAGSTSYTMGSVFLEKGE, encoded by the coding sequence ATGGACCGCAACGACTTAGATTCCCTGGTCTGCCGCGAGGTGCTGGTCGAATTGTTCGGTCTTATGCGGCGGATGAAGCGGCGCGGGGTGGCCTATTCGTCCTGGTATGGGCACCTCGATGCCTGGCCCAGCGCGTGGGAACACATCAATCGCGGCGAAACTTACGAGATGTGGCCGGGCAATCCGGATGAGCTGACGGTTCCCTGGTTTCTGCTTTGGGAAATTGCCTGGCTGGCGGCCAACACACCGATGCGGCATGGGGCGCGGGTATTGGACATGGGCGGCGCGGGGTCGTTGTTCACCTGCTATTTGGCGAGCCGTGGATGCGAGGTCCATACCATCGATCTGCAACAGGAGCTTTGCGATCGGACGGCGAGCATCGCGAAAGCCATGAATTGGCGGCTGATTCCCCGTCGAATGGACATGACGCGTTTGGAGTACCCCGACGGTTATTTTGATCACGTGTTCAGCGTCTGCGTGTTTGAGCATCTGCCGGTTTCGGGGCGCGTGGAATGCAACACGCAGGTCAAGCGTGTACTCAAACCTGGCGGTACGGCCGCTTACACGTTTGATTTCGCCAATCCGCAATCGTTCGGTCGGATCGACACGCCGGAGGACGTTCGGCGACAGTTCATCGAACCATCCGGCCTGACGCCGCGCGGCAACGAGAGGTTCCACGACAATGGAAAGCGGTACCTTGCGTCGCCGCAGTGTTTCGGGTTCGGCCGATTCCTTCGAACCGGAGCGGCCCTTCATTCGTTGGTAACAGGGACAATGGATCGTCGCCGCGTGCTGGCGGGGAGCACGTCCTATACGATGGGATCGGTGTTCCTAGAAAAAGGGGAGTGA
- a CDS encoding peptidylprolyl isomerase, with protein MSKRAMVLCLLGGLALSLGMTADGCGGVGSLLNFRGPPAIIPNVPDGDTFTRTFTVDLRAYPETHRINWDFGDGGMLNNMTVSTGRTVSHQYTGNGVFNVRVHLFSAADPINGTPAAFLATGSIPVEVRGPNVAPTAAFVFSDVRDSEDNLLPLSRRFNASTSRDPDGVIESFAWDFGDGTSDVGSNVVHEFPRSGRFVVRLTVRDDRGAASNVTRTVLINALPTAVFTFTQDPNNALRFNFDATGSTDSDGNIVRFAWDFADGQTGEGATISHTYAEPNDYNVRLTVTDEVGASSSTTRLVDVVGTDVFVRSLNPDFGVVGTTVTGIIATGENFVDGAIVRLTRNATTIEGTNVVVQGSSTLTFDVDLRGAPLGDYSARVINPDASSDTLDNAFRVVTANRVRLSTTLGDMVFELVDDAPITTANFLQYVTDGFYNGTIFHRVVPGFVVQGGGFLPGNVQPAGLRPPIQNEFSPSRSNVRATVAMAKLGGDPNSATSQFFVNLADNSANLDNQNGGFTVFARVVEGMDVVDAIAAVPLNGEQPITDVIVTFARRE; from the coding sequence ATGTCCAAGCGTGCGATGGTACTCTGTCTTCTGGGCGGCCTGGCACTGTCACTCGGCATGACGGCCGACGGCTGCGGCGGGGTCGGCAGCCTGCTGAACTTCCGCGGCCCGCCGGCGATCATCCCGAACGTGCCCGACGGCGACACCTTCACGCGCACCTTCACGGTCGATCTGCGCGCCTATCCCGAAACCCATCGGATCAACTGGGATTTCGGCGACGGCGGCATGCTCAACAACATGACCGTCTCGACGGGTCGCACCGTGAGCCACCAATACACCGGCAACGGCGTCTTCAACGTGCGCGTGCATCTGTTCAGCGCGGCCGATCCGATCAATGGGACGCCTGCGGCGTTCCTGGCGACTGGTTCGATTCCCGTCGAAGTCCGCGGGCCGAACGTCGCGCCGACGGCGGCGTTTGTCTTTTCCGACGTGCGTGACAGCGAGGACAATCTCCTGCCGCTTTCGCGCCGGTTCAATGCGTCCACCAGCCGCGACCCGGACGGCGTGATCGAATCCTTCGCGTGGGATTTCGGCGACGGCACATCCGATGTCGGCAGCAACGTCGTGCATGAGTTCCCACGCAGCGGACGATTCGTCGTGCGGCTCACCGTCCGCGATGATCGCGGCGCGGCGTCGAACGTCACGCGCACCGTGCTGATCAATGCGTTGCCGACGGCGGTCTTTACCTTCACACAAGACCCGAACAACGCCCTGCGCTTTAACTTCGATGCGACCGGCAGCACGGACAGCGACGGCAACATCGTCCGGTTCGCCTGGGATTTTGCCGACGGTCAGACCGGCGAAGGCGCGACGATCAGCCATACCTACGCCGAACCGAACGATTACAACGTGCGACTCACGGTGACCGATGAGGTCGGTGCATCGTCGTCCACCACCCGGCTGGTCGATGTCGTCGGCACGGACGTTTTCGTGAGATCGCTCAATCCCGACTTCGGCGTGGTGGGCACGACGGTCACCGGCATCATCGCCACGGGCGAGAATTTCGTCGACGGCGCGATCGTCCGGCTGACGCGTAACGCCACGACCATCGAGGGCACGAACGTCGTCGTTCAGGGTTCTTCCACGCTGACGTTTGACGTGGACCTCCGCGGCGCGCCGCTCGGCGATTACAGCGCTCGGGTCATCAACCCCGACGCCTCGTCCGACACGCTCGACAACGCCTTCCGGGTCGTCACGGCCAATCGCGTGCGCCTCTCCACGACGCTGGGCGATATGGTGTTTGAACTCGTGGACGATGCCCCGATCACGACCGCGAACTTCCTGCAATACGTCACCGATGGCTTCTACAATGGCACGATCTTCCATCGCGTCGTGCCGGGCTTCGTTGTTCAGGGCGGCGGATTCCTGCCTGGCAACGTTCAGCCGGCCGGCCTGCGCCCGCCGATTCAGAACGAGTTCAGCCCCAGCCGCAGCAACGTGCGCGCCACCGTCGCCATGGCCAAGCTCGGCGGCGATCCCAACTCTGCCACGAGCCAGTTCTTTGTCAACCTTGCCGACAATTCCGCGAACCTCGACAACCAGAACGGCGGCTTTACGGTGTTCGCGCGGGTCGTTGAGGGAATGGACGTCGTTGATGCCATCGCCGCGGTGCCCCTCAACGGGGAACAGCCGATCACCGACGTGATTGTGACGTTTGCACGACGCGAATAG
- a CDS encoding DUF1573 domain-containing protein — protein MRAAISCLVVLGMSFLGACDKPADSTSGAGSATPAVTGIKAPATQSSVPLNGAPAGSPSADNAMRSSTTQPNLRRAETLKGAWWELDENSYDFGTAWSGQLQSHTFLLKNNGPEPLEIYEMKPSCFCVTTERLAARVLPNRGTSVRFHVNLANRVGPFLESMTLVTNDPQQPYIVMEMRGDVRMPAVQEVIYDSSLPGGGDATTLGPVRGMLGTFGKLKRGDVPLKRILRIRNTSGQPLHLSLLPMFPEKSRFSAALKATIEGEEYELTIDGHPPFDEGRTEAMISLQTNLRDLERFSIPVSVEVVGRIEVRPNLIVVNPNRAAVLERRITIRHDGSQPFVITGLFASDASFDLRLLPQDPAKPNEWRALLKLPGPQWVPPPWGEIIRFETTDAQRHTIDIPVVVDRDIPLSPRPDSVPLAWQPGMMPPAP, from the coding sequence ATGCGCGCTGCAATCAGCTGCTTGGTCGTCTTGGGGATGAGTTTTCTTGGCGCGTGCGACAAGCCGGCTGACTCCACGTCCGGCGCGGGAAGCGCCACGCCGGCGGTCACCGGAATCAAAGCGCCCGCGACGCAGTCCTCTGTGCCGTTGAACGGCGCGCCGGCCGGATCGCCCTCGGCGGATAACGCGATGAGGTCATCCACGACGCAGCCGAACCTGCGCCGCGCCGAGACGCTCAAAGGCGCCTGGTGGGAGCTGGATGAGAATTCGTACGATTTCGGCACGGCCTGGTCGGGCCAGCTTCAATCGCACACCTTTCTGCTCAAGAACAACGGTCCGGAGCCGCTGGAAATTTATGAGATGAAACCGTCGTGTTTCTGCGTGACGACGGAGCGGCTCGCCGCGCGCGTGCTGCCCAATCGGGGCACATCGGTTCGGTTCCACGTCAACCTCGCCAATCGCGTCGGTCCGTTCCTGGAGAGCATGACGCTGGTCACGAACGACCCCCAGCAGCCCTACATCGTGATGGAGATGCGCGGTGACGTGCGGATGCCGGCGGTGCAGGAAGTGATTTACGATTCCTCGCTTCCGGGCGGAGGCGACGCGACCACGCTGGGTCCGGTGCGAGGCATGCTGGGCACGTTCGGGAAGCTCAAGCGCGGCGACGTGCCGCTGAAGCGCATCCTGCGGATTCGCAATACGTCGGGTCAGCCGTTGCACCTGTCGTTGCTGCCGATGTTCCCGGAGAAGTCGCGGTTCAGCGCCGCGTTGAAGGCGACGATCGAGGGCGAAGAATACGAACTCACCATTGACGGTCATCCGCCCTTTGACGAAGGGCGAACCGAGGCGATGATTTCGCTCCAGACGAACCTGCGCGATCTCGAACGGTTTTCAATACCCGTGTCGGTCGAAGTCGTGGGCCGCATCGAGGTGCGTCCCAATCTGATTGTCGTCAATCCCAACCGGGCGGCGGTCCTGGAGCGACGGATCACCATCCGCCATGACGGAAGTCAGCCGTTTGTCATTACAGGGCTGTTCGCGAGCGACGCAAGCTTTGATCTGCGGCTGCTTCCACAGGACCCGGCCAAGCCGAACGAATGGCGGGCCTTGCTGAAGCTGCCCGGACCGCAATGGGTCCCGCCGCCCTGGGGCGAGATCATCCGTTTTGAAACGACGGACGCCCAGCGACACACGATCGACATTCCCGTCGTTGTGGATCGGGACATTCCCCTGTCGCCACGGCCGGATTCCGTTCCGCTGGCCTGGCAGCCGGGGATGATGCCGCCGGCGCCGTAG
- a CDS encoding amino acid permease: MLQVHQQRPRELTWRHAGSLLFGDWGTSRLYVLGLAFFYSGTSSPWHVAGMCLLMIIVGWAYTVICRCFHDGGGVYSAAKATHQQVALLGAYLLFADYVITAGLSAVEAFRYFGVSAESAWMFAIGAIFVIACVNFVGPRRASRLATMIAILTFVCMVIIALFCIPRMGLSHITWDHRPLNVKWTSFVHIILALSGVEAIANMTGIMVEPVGKTSRKAISVVLAEVVFFNLFFAVAMTNLPSLTALESEPTPILADRPEHELTAHDLAARDTMMKVVASEVVHPTFGMVAAVVFGLLLLSATNTAVGAMISLQYALARDGEMPGGFTRLNAFGVPWLGLITSLAICTMVLIFEGDVERLAHLYAIGVVGAITLNLGSTCINRKVELKQWERVALGTIAAFLLIVECTIAYQKVHASIFALSVIAGGYLLRALVKKAPAVKPYIPRVADAVGSWFEAPPVEGANALTMEGIEPFDPSRGRVLVSTRGNPDLLTFAAEEAEARNCNLLVLFVRDLRVAYGPPADGQFRMEDDPDAVPIFLQAHQLAREKRIPLVPIYCVARSPAEMILDFAGTYAVDYVIMGVTRRGSVFRTLRGDIISEVAANLPKETKLLIHA, encoded by the coding sequence GTGTTGCAGGTCCATCAACAACGGCCGCGTGAACTGACCTGGCGACACGCCGGGAGCCTGCTGTTTGGGGACTGGGGGACCAGCCGCCTCTACGTGCTGGGTCTGGCGTTTTTCTATTCGGGCACCTCCAGCCCGTGGCACGTCGCGGGCATGTGCCTGCTCATGATCATCGTGGGCTGGGCCTACACGGTGATCTGCCGGTGTTTTCACGACGGCGGGGGGGTGTATTCGGCTGCGAAGGCCACGCACCAGCAGGTCGCCCTGCTCGGGGCGTACCTGCTCTTCGCGGATTACGTGATCACGGCGGGTCTGTCGGCGGTGGAGGCGTTCCGCTATTTCGGGGTATCCGCCGAGTCGGCGTGGATGTTCGCCATTGGGGCGATTTTCGTCATTGCCTGCGTGAACTTCGTGGGTCCGCGGCGTGCGAGCCGGCTCGCCACGATGATCGCGATACTTACATTTGTCTGTATGGTGATCATTGCGCTGTTTTGCATCCCACGGATGGGCCTGTCGCACATTACCTGGGATCATCGCCCGCTCAACGTGAAGTGGACCAGCTTCGTTCACATCATCCTGGCGCTGTCAGGCGTCGAAGCCATCGCCAACATGACCGGCATCATGGTCGAGCCGGTCGGCAAGACGTCGCGCAAGGCGATCTCCGTCGTTCTCGCCGAAGTGGTTTTCTTCAACCTGTTCTTCGCCGTCGCCATGACCAACCTGCCGAGCCTGACGGCGCTGGAGAGCGAGCCGACGCCGATCCTCGCCGATCGGCCCGAGCACGAACTGACGGCGCACGATCTGGCCGCGCGCGACACGATGATGAAAGTGGTCGCGTCGGAAGTGGTTCACCCGACGTTTGGCATGGTCGCGGCGGTCGTGTTCGGGCTGCTGCTGCTGTCGGCGACGAACACGGCGGTGGGGGCGATGATCAGCCTGCAATACGCGCTGGCGCGGGACGGGGAGATGCCCGGCGGCTTTACCCGGCTCAACGCCTTCGGCGTTCCCTGGCTGGGATTGATCACGTCGCTGGCGATCTGCACGATGGTGCTGATTTTCGAGGGCGACGTCGAGAGGTTGGCGCACCTCTACGCCATCGGCGTCGTCGGCGCGATCACGCTGAACCTGGGATCGACCTGCATCAACCGGAAGGTCGAACTGAAGCAATGGGAGCGCGTTGCGCTGGGTACGATCGCCGCGTTCCTGCTCATCGTGGAATGCACGATTGCCTATCAGAAAGTCCATGCGTCGATCTTCGCGCTCTCCGTCATCGCTGGCGGATACCTGCTGCGCGCGCTCGTGAAGAAAGCGCCGGCGGTGAAGCCGTACATTCCCCGGGTCGCCGATGCGGTGGGGAGTTGGTTCGAAGCGCCGCCGGTGGAGGGCGCGAACGCGCTCACGATGGAAGGCATCGAGCCGTTCGATCCGTCGCGGGGTCGGGTGCTGGTCTCCACGCGCGGCAATCCCGATCTGCTGACGTTTGCCGCGGAAGAAGCCGAGGCGCGGAACTGCAACCTGCTCGTTTTGTTCGTGCGCGATCTGCGCGTGGCCTACGGGCCGCCGGCGGACGGTCAGTTTCGCATGGAAGACGATCCCGACGCCGTGCCGATCTTCCTTCAGGCGCATCAGCTCGCGCGCGAGAAACGCATCCCGCTTGTGCCGATTTATTGCGTCGCGCGATCGCCGGCCGAGATGATTCTCGACTTCGCGGGAACCTACGCCGTCGATTACGTCATCATGGGGGTGACGCGGCGCGGATCGGTCTTTCGCACCCTGCGCGGCGACATCATCTCCGAGGTCGCGGCGAACCTGCCGAAGGAAACGAAGCTGCTGATCCACGCATGA
- a CDS encoding HAD family hydrolase: MSESLSQCPRVNPLKTAVLFDMDGTLTHDQFDFDAIRREIGLPDGPARRPILESLEQMTDAQRARAEAILHRHETYNAQTSRLQPGAREVVDGLRRRGYKVALMTRNSRDSARTFLDRHDLAFDHVRTREDGVIKPDPTPVREVCAALGRSPCDAWVVGDYHFDILCGRGAGATTVLLWVGDRAEPPVPRPAWAGEADHVISQLVDLLACMGLDSAE, translated from the coding sequence ATGTCTGAATCGCTTTCCCAGTGCCCGCGCGTGAACCCGCTCAAGACTGCCGTCCTGTTTGACATGGACGGCACGCTTACGCATGACCAGTTCGATTTCGACGCCATTCGCCGCGAGATCGGCCTGCCGGATGGACCGGCGCGGCGGCCCATTCTCGAATCGCTTGAACAGATGACGGATGCCCAGCGCGCCCGCGCCGAGGCGATTCTCCATCGCCACGAAACGTACAACGCGCAAACGAGCAGATTGCAGCCCGGCGCGCGCGAGGTCGTCGATGGGCTGCGCCGACGCGGCTACAAAGTAGCCCTGATGACGCGAAACAGCCGCGACTCGGCAAGAACCTTTCTCGATCGACACGACCTGGCCTTCGACCACGTGCGGACGCGCGAGGACGGTGTGATCAAGCCCGATCCGACGCCGGTCCGCGAAGTCTGCGCGGCGCTGGGCCGCTCACCGTGCGACGCCTGGGTGGTCGGGGATTACCATTTCGACATTCTGTGCGGCCGAGGCGCCGGCGCGACGACGGTCCTGCTCTGGGTCGGCGACCGCGCCGAACCGCCCGTGCCGCGTCCAGCCTGGGCCGGTGAAGCCGATCACGTCATTTCGCAATTGGTCGATTTGCTGGCGTGCATGGGGCTGGATTCGGCCGAGTAG
- a CDS encoding S1 RNA-binding domain-containing protein translates to MASLAGVDDPSVNAALEEAMAGLTESDRTADVNNQLAVGEPTTDTIVSGRIANIGSEDVLIDFGGKSLGTMPKSEFGKDENFAVGDSIEVAVLGNDDRTGLLNVSRRKARQAAILREMKPGAVVTGVVTGMNKGGLEVNIEGLRGFIPASQVDVHFLKDISELIGKTVSAEVTKHDPGEENIILSRRKWLMKEQAQLREKALGELEVGQIRRGKVKGIAEYGAFVDLGGVDGLLHVTDMSWGRVNKPEDVLKVGDEIEVKIIKLNKEKNRVSLSLKQAQPDPWTRVTEKYPVGAKVSGRVVRLQNFGAFVELEPGVDGLLPLAELSWTRRVHHPKEVVKEGDIVEVGVLSVDAEKKRIGLSLKAVTDDPWSKAAEKYVAGSKVTGKVVRTTEFGAFVALEDGIDGLIHISELSDTRVKAVTDKVKPGQEVEVRVLGVDPANHKISLSMKTPPREPTPEELAERAAAKAAAEKEAAKRREKSAGRRGGLTISWDQGLGSLDPSKFARS, encoded by the coding sequence GTGGCCTCTCTCGCAGGCGTCGATGACCCGTCGGTCAATGCGGCCCTTGAAGAGGCCATGGCCGGGCTGACGGAATCCGATCGCACGGCCGACGTGAACAACCAACTGGCCGTGGGTGAGCCGACGACCGACACGATCGTGTCAGGTCGCATCGCCAACATCGGGTCGGAGGACGTGCTGATCGATTTCGGCGGCAAGAGCCTGGGCACGATGCCCAAATCGGAGTTTGGCAAGGATGAAAATTTCGCCGTCGGCGATTCGATCGAGGTCGCGGTCCTTGGCAATGATGATCGCACAGGTTTGCTGAACGTCTCGCGGCGCAAGGCACGTCAGGCGGCGATTCTGCGCGAAATGAAGCCCGGCGCGGTGGTCACCGGCGTCGTGACCGGCATGAACAAGGGCGGTCTGGAGGTCAACATCGAAGGCCTGCGCGGGTTCATCCCCGCGAGCCAGGTCGACGTGCACTTCCTGAAGGACATCTCGGAGTTGATCGGCAAGACCGTTTCGGCCGAGGTGACGAAGCACGATCCCGGTGAGGAGAATATCATTCTCTCCCGGCGCAAGTGGCTCATGAAAGAGCAGGCGCAATTACGCGAGAAGGCACTGGGCGAGCTGGAGGTCGGCCAGATTCGCCGCGGCAAGGTGAAGGGCATCGCCGAGTATGGCGCGTTTGTCGATCTCGGCGGGGTCGACGGCCTGTTGCATGTGACCGACATGAGTTGGGGCCGCGTCAACAAGCCCGAAGACGTCCTAAAGGTCGGCGACGAGATTGAAGTCAAGATCATCAAGCTGAACAAGGAGAAGAATCGCGTTTCGCTTAGTCTCAAACAGGCGCAGCCTGATCCCTGGACGCGCGTGACGGAGAAATACCCCGTCGGCGCGAAGGTTTCCGGCCGGGTCGTGCGGCTGCAGAACTTCGGCGCGTTTGTTGAGTTGGAGCCGGGTGTGGACGGCCTCTTGCCGCTGGCCGAGTTGAGTTGGACGCGCCGCGTGCACCACCCGAAGGAAGTCGTGAAAGAGGGCGATATCGTCGAAGTGGGCGTGCTCTCGGTCGATGCCGAGAAGAAGCGGATCGGATTGAGCCTCAAGGCGGTGACCGATGATCCGTGGTCCAAGGCCGCCGAGAAATACGTGGCCGGTTCGAAGGTCACCGGCAAAGTTGTCCGCACCACCGAGTTCGGCGCGTTTGTCGCGCTGGAGGACGGCATCGACGGCCTGATTCACATTTCGGAACTGTCGGACACGCGCGTCAAGGCCGTGACCGACAAGGTCAAGCCGGGGCAGGAGGTCGAGGTCCGCGTGCTCGGCGTCGATCCGGCGAACCACAAGATCTCGCTTTCCATGAAGACGCCGCCGCGTGAGCCGACCCCCGAGGAACTTGCCGAGCGCGCCGCCGCCAAGGCCGCCGCAGAGAAGGAAGCGGCCAAGCGCCGCGAGAAATCGGCCGGCCGCCGGGGTGGTCTTACGATTTCGTGGGACCAGGGGTTGGGATCGCTCGATCCGTCCAAGTTCGCGCGGTCGTAA
- a CDS encoding zinc ribbon domain-containing protein yields MPIYEFSCPECGHEFDELVPSASARPRAVCPRCGKDTVQKRLSLFAARSHEGTSRTNQPVPPGGCGRCGDPAGPCGLT; encoded by the coding sequence ATGCCGATTTACGAGTTTTCCTGCCCCGAATGCGGGCACGAGTTTGACGAATTGGTACCCTCGGCGTCTGCACGTCCGCGCGCGGTCTGCCCGCGCTGCGGCAAGGACACCGTGCAAAAGCGCCTTAGTCTGTTCGCGGCACGTTCCCATGAGGGAACGTCGCGAACGAACCAGCCGGTCCCGCCAGGCGGGTGCGGTCGCTGCGGTGACCCGGCCGGGCCATGCGGTCTGACTTGA